From Quercus lobata isolate SW786 chromosome 1, ValleyOak3.0 Primary Assembly, whole genome shotgun sequence, one genomic window encodes:
- the LOC115976324 gene encoding beta-glucosidase 12-like: MASQGYPAIGLLVLLGLLTNGIAVSQSHDTASLNRTSFPKGFIFGTATAAYQYEGAAFEDGKGPSIWDTYTHEHPERIKNRSNGDVAVDQYHRYKGDVRLMKKIGLDGYRFSISWSRVLPKGKLSGGVNRAGIKYYNNLINKLLANGIQPFVTLYHWDLPQALEDEYGGFLSPHFVDDFRDYAELCFKEFGDRVKHWITLNEPLSQASGGYADGLIAPARCSSWQKLNCTAGDSGTEPYLAAHHEILAHASAVEVYRKKYQKIQKGIMGISLNSNWYVPFSNSTHDREAAQRSLDFKLGWFMDPLSTGDYPHSMRALVGDRLPKFTKEQSELVKGSLDFLGLNYYSSKYASNSHRRNPGNASSYLTDSHADTSPFRNGIPIGPRAASDWIYVYPRGLRDILLYIKKKYHNPLIFITENGTNEFNNASLPLKEALDDSYRIDYHYQHFQYLLRSIKDGVNVQGYFAWSFLDNFEWGAAFTVRFGIVYVDYEHDLKRYPKLSAHWFKKFLKK, from the exons ATGGCATCTCAAGGCTATCCAGCGATAGGCCTCTTAGTTCTTCTTGGCTTATTGACTAATGGCATTGCTGTTTCACAAAGTCATGACACTGCTTCACTCAACCGAACCAGTTTTCccaaaggttttatttttgggacaGCAACAGCGGCTTATCAG TATGAAGGTGCAGCATTTGAAGATGGTAAAGGACCAAGTATATGGGACACTTACACTCATGAACATCCag AAAGGATAAAGAATAGAAGCAATGGAGACGTAGCTGTCGATCAATATCATCGCTACAAG GGAGATGTTCGACTTATGAAAAAGATTGGCTTAGATGGATACAGATTCTCAATCTCATGGTCTCGAGTATTGCCAA AAGGAAAACTATCTGGAGGTGTGAATAGGGCAGGAATCAAATACTACAACAATCTAATCAACAAGCTCCTAGCCAATG GCATACAACCCTTTGTGACTCTCTACCACTGGGATCTTCCCCAGGCATTGGAAGATGAGTATGGTGGTTTTTTGAGTCCTCATTTTGT GGATGATTTTCGGGATTATGCTGAGCTTTGCTTTAAAGAATTTGGTGATCGTGTCAAGCATTGGATCACACTAAATGAACCACTGAGCCAAGCCTCTGGTGGTTATGCTGATGGGCTTATAGCACCGGCTCGGTGTTCTAGTTGGCAAAAGTTAAATTGTACCGCTGGAGATTCGGGGACAGAGCCGTATTTGGCGGCACATCATGAGATTCTTGCTCATGCATCCGCTGTTGAAGTGTACAGAAAAAAGTATCAG AAAATACAAAAAGGCATTATGGGTATATCCCTAAATTCAAACTGGTATGTACCATTCTCTAACTCAACGCACGACCGTGAAGCTGCGCAAAGATCCCTTGATTTCAAGTTAGGATG GTTTATGGATCCCCTAAGCACTGGTGACTATCCACATAGTATGCGAGCTCTTGTTGGTGACCGGTTACCCAAATTCACGAAAGAACAATCCGAGCTAGTAAAAGGGTCATTGGATTTTCTGGGGCTAAACTACTATAGTTCTAAATATGCTTCCAATTCACATCGCCGCAATCCTGGAAACGCAAGCAGTTACTTGACAGATTCTCATGCTGATACTTCTC CTTTTCGCAATGGGATCCCCATCGGACCAAGG GCTGCTTCAGATTGGATCTATGTCTATCCAAGAGGACTTCGAGACATTCTATTatacataaagaaaaagtaCCATAACCCGCTAATTTTTATTACCGAGAAtg GAACTAATGAGTTCAATAATGCTTCATTGCCGCTTAAGGAAGCCCTAGATGACAGCTATAGAATTGATTATCACTATCAACATTTTCAGTATCTGCTTAGGTCTATCAA GGATGGTGTTAATGTACAGGGATATTTTGCATGGTCATTTTTGGACAACTTTGAATGGGGTGCAGCTTTCACCGTTCGGTTTGGCATTGTCTATGTAGACTATGAACATGATTTGAAAAGATATCCGAAGTTGTCTGCacattggtttaaaaaattcCTCAAGAAATAA